The following coding sequences are from one Paramormyrops kingsleyae isolate MSU_618 chromosome 21, PKINGS_0.4, whole genome shotgun sequence window:
- the LOC111841004 gene encoding regulator of G-protein signaling 21-like — MIAEDQKKNKSLGKNLVCHLQCMFFNKPSSEKLNPEETYMWSQSLDKLLESKYGMTTFHTFLKSEYSDENIEFWLTCEDYKKIKSSLKMNSRAKKIYEQYIQTEAPKEINIDHQTRELIKRNMKTPTIFCFDEAQKIVYGLMERDSYPRFLRSDVYRTLLESVTDSVKS; from the exons ATGATTGCAGAagatcagaaaaaaaacaaatcact AGGGAAGAACCTGGTATGTCACCTGCAATGCATGTTCTTCAACAAGCCATCCTCTGAAAA ATTAAACCCAGAAGAAACATACATGTGGTCTCAGTCGTTAGACAAACTTCTAGAGTCAAAAT ATGGAATGACTACTTTTCATACATTTCTGAAGTCAGAATACAGCGACGAGAACATCGAATTCTGGCTGACATGCGAAgactacaaaaaaataaagtctTCCTTAAAGATGAACTCCAGGGCAAAGAAGATATATGAACAGTACATCCAGACTGAAGCACCAAAAGAG ATTAACATCGACCATCAGACCCGGGAGTTGATCAAGAGAAACATGAAGACTCCGACCATTTTCTGTTTCGACGAAGCTCAGAAGATAGTTTATGGACTTATGGAGAGAGACTCTTACCCCAGATTTCTTAGGTCTGATGTCTACAGGACTCTGTTGGAATCTGTGACTGATTCTGTCAAGAGTTGA